One window from the genome of Numida meleagris isolate 19003 breed g44 Domestic line chromosome 24, NumMel1.0, whole genome shotgun sequence encodes:
- the LOC110387806 gene encoding V-type proton ATPase catalytic subunit A-like isoform X2, whose translation MEEDMGTRMADVERESLLGTVHGVSGPVVTATRMAGAAMYELVRVGHAELVGEIIRLEGDMATLQVYEETSGVRVGDPVLRTGQPLSVELGPGILGSIFDGIQRPLRDIAQLTGGIYIPRGVNVPALPRHLTWDFVPSKSIQVGSHVTGGDIYGTVTENSLIQHKIMVPPHSCGTVTHIAPPGHYSVSDVVLELDFEGVVEQLTMMQVWPVRQTRPVVEKLTANHPLLTGQRVLDALFPCVQGGTTAIPGAFGCGKTVISQSLSKYSNSDIIVYVGCGERGNEMSEVLRDFPELTMEVDGRTESIMKRTTLVANTSNMPVAAREASIYTGITLSEYFRDMGLHVSMMADSTSRWAEALREISGRLAEMPADSGYPAYLGARLASFYERAGRARCLGSPLREGSVSIVGAVSPPGGDFSDPVTSATLGIVQVFWGLDKKLAQRKHFPSVNWLISYSKYLRALEPHYERLHPDFPALRTRAREILQEEEDLAEIVQLVGKASLAEADKVTLEVAKLLKDDFLQQNGYSSYDRQWGCCTTSSPSMSSPDMPWRPLGLASVVSLGQPSVRTLGTSYTG comes from the exons ATGGAGGAGGATATGGGGACACGGATGGCTGACGTTGAGCGGGAGAGCCTGCTGGGCACTGTGCACGGCGTCTCGGGGCCTG TGGTGACAGCCACACGCATGGCAGGGGCGGCCATGTATGAACTGGTGCGTGTGGGGCACGCAGAGCTGGTGGGGGAGATCATCCGCCTGGAGGGGGACATGGCCACACTGCAGGTGTACGAAGAGACCT CGGGGGTGCGGGTGGGGGACCCGGTGCTGCGCACGGGTCAGCCGCTCTCAGTGGAACTTGGTCCCGGTATCTTGGGCTCCATCTTCGACGGCATCCAGCGCCCACTGCGGGACATTGCACAGCTGACAGGTGGCATCTACATCCCGCGGGGTGTCAACGTCCCCGCGCTGCCGAGGCACCTCACCTGGGACTTTGTCCCCAGCAAGAGCATCCAG GTTGGCAGCCACGTCACCGGTGGAGACATCTATGGGACAGTGACAGAGAACTCACTCATCCAACACAAGATCATGGTGCCACCCCACAGCTGCGGCACTGTCACCCACATCGCACCACCGGGACACTACAGCGTCTCA GAtgtggtgctggagctggaCTTTGAAGGAGTGGTGGAGCAGCTGACCATGATGCAGGTGTGGCCGGTGCGGCAGACTCGGCCCGTGGTGGAGAAGCTGACTGCAAATCACCCACTGCTGACGGGACAGCGCGTGCTGGATGCGCTTTTCCC GTGCGTGCAGGGTGGCACCACAGCCATCCCTGGTGCTTTTGGCTGCGGCAAAACTGTCATCTCACAGTCCCTGTCCAAGTACTCCAACAGCGACATCATCGTCTACGTGGGCTGCGGGGAGCGTGGCAATGAGATGTCCGAGGTGCTGCGGGACTTCCCTGAG CTCACCATGGAGGTGGATGGGAGGACAGAGAGCATCATGAAGCGCACCACGCTGGTGGCCAACACCTCCAACATGCCAGTGGCCGCCCGCGAGGCCTCTATCTACACCG GCATCACGCTGTCTGAGTATTTCCGCGACATGGGGCTCCATGTCAGCATGATGGCTGACTCCACCTCTCGCTGGGCTGAGGCGTTGCGAGAGATTTCGGGGCGCTTGGCTGAGATGCCGGCGG ACAGTGGGTACCCCGCGTACCTGGGCGCCCGCCTGGCATCCTTCTACGAGCGTGCAGGCCGGGCCCGCTGCCTGGGGTCCCCCCTCCGTGAGGGCAGCGTCAGCATCGTTGGAGC GGTGTCACCGCCTGGAGGGGACTTCTCAGACCCTGTCACCTCAGCCACGCTGGGCATCGTGCAG GTATTTTGGGGTCTGGACAAGAAGCTGGCACAGCGCAAGCACTTTCCGTCGGTGAATTGGCTGATCAGTTACAGCAAGTACTTGCGGGCGCTGGAACCCCACTATGAGCGGCTGCACCCTGACTTCCCCGCACTGCGCACCCGTGCCAGGGAGatcctgcaggaggaagaggaccTGGCCGAGATCGTGCAGCTCGTGGGGAAG GCGTCTCTCGCTGAGGCTGACAAGGTGACGCTGGAGGTGGCCAAACTCCTCAAGGATGACTTCCTACAGCAGAATGGCTACTCCTCCTATGACAG
- the PFDN2 gene encoding prefoldin subunit 2, translating into MADNVKGRPTAAGPGGKVLTAEQVVARFNRLRQEQRGLASKAAELELELNEHGLVIETLREVDPTRKCYRMVGGILVERTVKEVLPALEGNREQISKIIETLSQQLQSKGRELNEFREKHNIRLLGEEDPRQPPKDGAEGGKGGAAGVLVS; encoded by the exons aTGGCGGACAACGTGAAGGGGCGGCCCACGGCGGCGGGGCCTGGTGGGAAGGTGCTCACGGCGGAGCAG GTGGTGGCTCGGTTCAACCGGTTACGGCAGGAGCAGCGCGGCCTGGCCTCCAAGGCGGCGGAGCTGGAGTTGGAGCTCAACGAGCACGG CCTGGTGATTGAGACGCTGCGTGAGGTGGACCCCACACGGAAGTGTTACCGCATGGTGGGTGGCATCCTGGTGGAGCGCACTGTCAAGGAGGTGCTGCCCGCGCTGGAGGGCAACCGTGAGCAG ATCAGCAAAATCATTGAGACTttgagccagcagctgcagagcaaaggCCGTGAACTGAACGAGTTCCGCGAGAAGCACAACATCCGCCTGCTGGGCGAGGAGGACCCCCGGCAGCCCCCCAAGGACGGTGCCGAGGGGGGCAAGGGTGGTGCCGCTGGTGTCCTTGTGTCCTAG
- the NIT1 gene encoding nitrilase homolog 1 isoform X1 — protein sequence MYRPGGQSEGVLLSAVLRLPLHRLCPGLRSPLGSHQAMAVSLGPKPLVAVGQVTSTPDKEQNFSGCAALVRAAARRGACLVFLPEGFDYIGRDSAQTLSLAESLDGELMARYSALARDCGVWLSLGGFHERGADWPSTQRIYNCHVLLDPTGEPPQPCPMEGGPVTCPPTPCAPLLLAGRLAAAYRKTHLCDVELEGRVTMKESSFTNPGTEIVPPISTPAGRLGLSICYDLRFPEISLALRHAGAEILTYPSAFTFPTGSAHWEVLLRARAIETQCYVVAAAQTGRNHEGRVSYGHTLVADPWGTVVAQCSEGPGLCYAEIDLEYLHRVRREMPVQSHRRADLYGTVGL from the exons ATGTACAGGCCGGGGGGGCAGTCAGAGGGGGTCCT GCTGAGTGCAGTGCTCCGGCTCCCACTGCACCGCTTGTGCCCAGGCCTCCGGAGTCCCCTGGGCAG CCATCAAGCCATGGCGGTGTCCCTGGGGCCGAAGCCACTGGTGGCCGTGGGCCAGGTGACCTCCACTCCCGACAAGGAGCAGAACTTCTCTGGCTGCGCGGCACTGGTGCGGGCAGCAGCACGACGGGGAGCGTGCCTCGTCTTCCTCCCTGAAGGCTTTGACTACATCGGTCGTGACTCCGCGCAAACGCTCAGCCTGGCTGAGAGCCTGGACGGTGAGCTGATGGCACGCTACTCCGCGCTGGCCAG GGACTGTGGTGTGTGGCTGTCCCTGGGCGGTTTCCACGAGCGTGGGGCAGACTGGCCGAGCACGCAGCGCATCTACAACTGCCACGTCCTCCTGGACCCCACAGGTGAGCCCCCCCAACCCTGCCCCATGGAGGGGGGTCCTGTGACATGTCCCCCTACTCCCTGTGCTCCCTTGTTGCTTGCAGGGCGCTTGGCAGCAGCCTACAGGAAGACTCACCTGTGTGACGTGGAGCTGGAGGGCCGTGTCACCATGAAGGAGAGCAGCTTCACCAACCCCGGCACCGAGATCGTGCCCCCCATCAGTACTCCAGCAGGAAGG CTCGGGCTTTCCATCTGCTACGATCTGCGCTTCCCTGAGATCTCGTTGGCGCTGCGGCACGCTGGTGCCGAGATCCTCACCTACCCCTCAGCCTTCACCTTCCCCACAGGCTCTGCACACTGGGAG GTGCTGCTGCGGGCGCGTGCCATCGAGACCCAGTGCTACGTGGTGGCGGCGGCACAGACGGGTCGGAACCACGAGGGCCGCGTGTCCTATGGCCACACACTGGTGgcagacccctgggggacagTGGTGGCACAGTGCAGTGAGGGACCGGGGCTCTGCTATGCCGAAATTGACCTTGAGTACCTGCACCGTGTGCGCCGCGAGATGCCGGTGCAGAGTCACCGCCGTGCCGACCTCTATGGGACTGTGGGGCTGTAG
- the NIT1 gene encoding nitrilase homolog 1 isoform X2, which yields MAVSLGPKPLVAVGQVTSTPDKEQNFSGCAALVRAAARRGACLVFLPEGFDYIGRDSAQTLSLAESLDGELMARYSALARDCGVWLSLGGFHERGADWPSTQRIYNCHVLLDPTGEPPQPCPMEGGPVTCPPTPCAPLLLAGRLAAAYRKTHLCDVELEGRVTMKESSFTNPGTEIVPPISTPAGRLGLSICYDLRFPEISLALRHAGAEILTYPSAFTFPTGSAHWEVLLRARAIETQCYVVAAAQTGRNHEGRVSYGHTLVADPWGTVVAQCSEGPGLCYAEIDLEYLHRVRREMPVQSHRRADLYGTVGL from the exons ATGGCGGTGTCCCTGGGGCCGAAGCCACTGGTGGCCGTGGGCCAGGTGACCTCCACTCCCGACAAGGAGCAGAACTTCTCTGGCTGCGCGGCACTGGTGCGGGCAGCAGCACGACGGGGAGCGTGCCTCGTCTTCCTCCCTGAAGGCTTTGACTACATCGGTCGTGACTCCGCGCAAACGCTCAGCCTGGCTGAGAGCCTGGACGGTGAGCTGATGGCACGCTACTCCGCGCTGGCCAG GGACTGTGGTGTGTGGCTGTCCCTGGGCGGTTTCCACGAGCGTGGGGCAGACTGGCCGAGCACGCAGCGCATCTACAACTGCCACGTCCTCCTGGACCCCACAGGTGAGCCCCCCCAACCCTGCCCCATGGAGGGGGGTCCTGTGACATGTCCCCCTACTCCCTGTGCTCCCTTGTTGCTTGCAGGGCGCTTGGCAGCAGCCTACAGGAAGACTCACCTGTGTGACGTGGAGCTGGAGGGCCGTGTCACCATGAAGGAGAGCAGCTTCACCAACCCCGGCACCGAGATCGTGCCCCCCATCAGTACTCCAGCAGGAAGG CTCGGGCTTTCCATCTGCTACGATCTGCGCTTCCCTGAGATCTCGTTGGCGCTGCGGCACGCTGGTGCCGAGATCCTCACCTACCCCTCAGCCTTCACCTTCCCCACAGGCTCTGCACACTGGGAG GTGCTGCTGCGGGCGCGTGCCATCGAGACCCAGTGCTACGTGGTGGCGGCGGCACAGACGGGTCGGAACCACGAGGGCCGCGTGTCCTATGGCCACACACTGGTGgcagacccctgggggacagTGGTGGCACAGTGCAGTGAGGGACCGGGGCTCTGCTATGCCGAAATTGACCTTGAGTACCTGCACCGTGTGCGCCGCGAGATGCCGGTGCAGAGTCACCGCCGTGCCGACCTCTATGGGACTGTGGGGCTGTAG